In Zea mays cultivar B73 chromosome 7, Zm-B73-REFERENCE-NAM-5.0, whole genome shotgun sequence, the following proteins share a genomic window:
- the LOC100384296 gene encoding uncharacterized LOC100384296 (The RefSeq protein has 1 substitution compared to this genomic sequence): MYHQQQLHTHNQHLSSSRPGLPPEKQFLLHGAGGGGGGGDAGLVLSTDAKPRLKWTPELHERFVEAVHQLGGPDKATPKTIMRLMGIPGLTLYHLKSHLQKYRLSKNLQAQAHTASAKNALVGCRTGADNALCQGSASPPPPPPPPHLNLEPPQINRSMHISEALQMQIEVQRRLHEQLEVQRHLQLRIEAQGKYLQSVLEKAQEALARQSGGADETTTTTQQQQQLLLPDLISRATATRRGNVQQEHLHQQHHLGGDGSVDSCLTACEGSRCQRERDQDLLSIGLSSAPPPTPTPSRGYNDRGGGGSASCEEFLQFLDEPSRRGAGGGGSSDEQQELDLSISGGRSNPRPRGSQSQRIDLNGSSWN, encoded by the exons ATGTATCATCAGCAACAGCTCCACACCCATAACCAGCACCTGTCCTCGTCAAGGCCAGGCTTACCTCCTGAGAAGCAGTTCCTCCTGCACGgagcaggcggcggcggcggcggcggagatgCAGGGCTCGTCCTCTCCACCGATGCTAAGCCTCGCCTGAAATGGACACCCGAGCTGCACGAGCGTTTTGTTGAGGCGGTGCATCAGCTCGGAGGCCCAGACA AGGCCACGCCGAAAACCATCATGAGGCTCATGGGGATCCCTGGACTCACCCTGTACCATCTCAAGAGCCATCTCCAG AAATACAGACTCAGCAAGAACCTCCAGGCCCAAGCTCATACTGCCAGCGCAAAGAATG CGTTGGTAGGCTGCCGGACGGGAGCAGACAACGCCCTATGCCAAGGGAGTGcttcaccgccgccaccaccgccgccgccgcaccTGAACCTAGAACCGCCGCAGATAAACAG GTCAATGCACATAAGTGAAGCCCTCCAGATGCAGATCGAAGTCCAGAGACGGCTGCATGAGCAGCTAGAG GTTCAGAGACACCTGCAGCTGCGGATCGAAGCGCAGGGCAAGTACTTGCAGTCCGTGCTGGAGAAGGCGCAGGAGGCGCTGGCCAAGCAGAGCGGCGGCGCTgacgagacgacgacgacgacgcagcagcagcagcagttgctGCTGCCGGATCTCATCTCGAGAGCCACGGCGACGAGGCGCGGCAATGTCCAGCAGGAGCACCTCCACCAGCAGCACCACCTCGGAGGCGACGGGTCGGTGGACAGCTGCCTGACCGCGTGCGAGGGGTCTCGGTGCCAGAGGGAGAGGGACCAGGACCTGCTGTCCATCGGCCTCTCGTCCGCTCCGCCTCCCACTCCCACTCCCAGCAGAGGCTACAACGACAGAGGAGGCGGCGGCAGCGCCAGCTGCGAGGAGTTCCTGCAGTTTCTTGACGAGCCCAGCagaagaggagcaggaggaggaggGTCCTCGGATGAGCAGCAGGAGCTTGACCTCAGCATCAGCGGCGGCAGGAGCAATCCAAGGCCTCGCGGCAGCCAAAGCCAAAGGATCGACCTCAACGGATCCAGCTGGAACTGA
- the LOC103633577 gene encoding WUSCHEL-related homeobox 11 isoform X1, which yields MEGGLSPERHAAAEPVRSRWTPKPEQILILESIFNSGMVNPPKDETVRIRKLLERFGAVGDANVFYWFQNRRSRSRRRQRQLQAQAAAAAAASSSSSGSPPTSGLAPGHATASSTAGMFAHGATYGSSASASWPPPPSCEGMMGDLDYGGGDDLFAISRQMGYASGGGSGSASSAAIAHHEQQQQQLYYSPCQPAASMTVFINGVATEVPRGPIDLRSMFGQDVMLVHSTAGLLPVNEYGVLTQSLQMGESYFLVTRGY from the exons ATGGAAGGCGGACTGAGCCCGGAGCGGCACGCGGCGGCTGAGCCGGTGCGGTCGCGGTGGACGCCCAAGCCGGAGCAGATACTCATCCTCGAGTCCATCTTCAACAGCGGCATGGTGAACCCGCCCAAGGACGAGACGGTCCGCATCCGCAAGCTGCTGGAGCGCTTCGGCGCCGTGGGCGACGCCAACGTCTTCTACTGGTTCCAGAACCGCCGCTCCCGCTCCCGCCGGCGCCAGCGCCAGCTGCAGgcgcaggcggcggcggcggcggcggcctcctcgtcctcgtcgggATCGCCCCCCACGAGCGGCCTCGCGCCGGGACACGCGACGGCTTCGTCGACGGCGGGGATGTTCGCGCACGGCGCCACCTACGGCTCGTCTGCGTCCGCGTcctggccgccgccgccgtcgtgcgAGGGGATGATGGGCGACCTGGACTACGGCGGCGGCGACGACCTGTTCGCCATCTCGCGGCAGATGGGCTACGCCAGCGGCGGTGGCTCCGGCTCCGCGTCCTCGGCGGCCATCGCACACcacgagcagcagcagcagcagctttaCTACTCGCCGTGCCAGCCAG CAGCGAGCATGACGGTGTTCATCAATGGCGTGGCGACGGAGGTGCCGCGGGGGCCGATCGACCTGCGGTCCATGTTCGGGCAGGACGTGATGCTGGTGCACTCCACCGCCGGCCTCCTCCCCGTCAACGAGTACGGCGTGCTCACGCAGAGCCTGCAGATGGGCGAGAGCTACTTCCTG GTCACGAGGGGCTACTAG
- the LOC100276261 gene encoding Cyclic dof factor 2 has translation MELAGAASPHPPPESHVAPPRPPPQPPEEDLCEDRGDMSVTGEKPCTHRESDVGQTNSCSLNNSSECENHTPSNDEISEPESNLEMAKTDQGGDVPSGEKVLKKPDKILPCPRCNSMDTKFCYYNNYNIKQPRHFCKSCQRYWTAGGSMRNIPVGAGRRKSKSSSASCRSVLIPVPGSSSVANPGGEASLFPLSVKANQAAVSFGPDSPLCTSMASVLKIGGGGEQVKSCSPASAAAQPRNGETQTQTCAPSSAATTPSDGPGNGLQKGAESAHQNQNQNQNGIIGHSNGVTPVHPIPFFPGPPFVYPWSPAWNGIPAMAAAVCAAPATAEAAISSEHGTASSTVQWNVPPAIVPVLPPGFCGPIPVPVIPPPSVWPLITPWPNAAWSAPWLGPSASVPPGSSRSSGSSTCSDSGCGSGSPVLGKHSRESRPQGDEKAERRCLWIPKTLRIDDPVEAAKSSIWTTLGIEPGDRGMFRPFQSKHGRQQELQASGAARALQANPAALSRSQSFQETT, from the exons ATGGAGCTCGCCGGAGCAGCCTCCCCTCACCCGCCGCCGGAATCCCACGTGGCGCCGCCCCGCCCACCTCCGCAGCCGCCGGAAGAG GATTTATGTGAAGATAGAGGGGACATGAGTGTCACCGGCGAAAAGCCATGCACACATCGGGAATCAGATGTTGGTCAGACAAATAGTTGTAGCCTTAACAATTCCAGTGAGTGTGAGAATCATACACCCAGCAACGACGAAATATCGGAACCAGAGTCCAATTTGGAGATGGCCAAGACTGATCAGGGCGGCGATGTGCCGAGCGGAGAGAAGGTCCTGAAGAAGCCAGACAAGATCCTGCCGTGCCCTCGCTGCAACAGCATGGACACGAAGTTCTGCTACTACAACAACTACAACATCAAGCAGCCAAGGCATTTCTGCAAGAGCTGTCAGAGGTACTGGACCGCAGGCGGAAGCATGAGAAACATCCCCGTTGGTGCTGGGAGGCGCAAGAGCAAGAGCTCCAGCGCGAGTTGCCGCAGCGTGTTGATTCCCGTTCCAGGCAGCAGTAGTGTAGCTAATCCTGGCGGAGAGGCTTCCCTGTTTCCGTTGTCCGTAAAAGCAAACCAAGCAGCAGTTAGCTTCGGGCCTGATTCCCCCCTCTGCACCTCCATGGCCTCCGTGCTGAAGATCGGAGGAGGAGGAGAGCAGGTTAAGAGCTGCAGCcctgcctcagcagcagcacagCCCAGGAACGGAGAAACCCAGACCCAGACGTGCGCACCTTCTTCTGCTGCTACAACACCATCAGATGGTCCAGGGAATGGATTGCAGAAAGGAGCAGAGAGCGCACACCAAAACCAAAACCAAAACCAAAACGGAATCATTGGGCACAGCAACGGAGTCACTCCAGTGCATCCTATACCGTTCTTCCCCGGACCGCCTTTCGTGTACCCCTGGAGTCCAGCATGGAACGGCATTCCCGCCATGGCAGCGGCGGTGTGCGCAGCCCCAGCGACAGCCGAAGCAGCGATTTCATCAGAACACGGCACCGCGAGCAGCACCGTCCAGTGGAACGTGCCACCAGCGATCGTGCCCGTGCTGCCACCGGGATTCTGCGGCCCGATCCCAGTCCCGGTAATCCCGCCGCCTTCCGTCTGGCCACTGATCACTCCCTGGCCCAACGCAGCATGGAGCGCGCCGTGGCTCGGGCCTAGCGCTAGCGTGCCGCCGGGGTCATCTCGGAGCAGCGGCAGCAGCACGTGCTCCGACAGCGGCTGCGGCTCCGGCTCCCCCGTCCTGGGAAAGCACTCGAGGGAGTCGAGGCCGCAGGGCGACGAGAAGGCGGAACGACGGTGCCTGTGGATCCCCAAGACGCTCCGGATCGACGACCCTGTCGAGGCCGCCAAGAGCTCGATCTGGACGACGCTCGGGATCGAGCCTGGCGACCGGGGCATGTTCAGGCCGTTCCAGTCGAAGCATGGACGGCAGCAGGAGCTGCAAGCGTCCGGCGCCGCTCGCGCCCTGCAGGCCAACCCGGCGGCTCTGTCGCGCTCGCAGTCTTTTCAGGAGACGACGTGA
- the LOC103633577 gene encoding WUSCHEL-related homeobox 11 isoform X2: MEGGLSPERHAAAEPVRSRWTPKPEQILILESIFNSGMVNPPKDETVRIRKLLERFGAVGDANVFYWFQNRRSRSRRRQRQLQAQAAAAAAASSSSSGSPPTSGLAPGHATASSTAGMFAHGATYGSSASASWPPPPSCEGMMGDLDYGGGDDLFAISRQMGYASGGGSGSASSAAIAHHEQQQQQLYYSPCQPASMTVFINGVATEVPRGPIDLRSMFGQDVMLVHSTAGLLPVNEYGVLTQSLQMGESYFLVTRGY; this comes from the exons ATGGAAGGCGGACTGAGCCCGGAGCGGCACGCGGCGGCTGAGCCGGTGCGGTCGCGGTGGACGCCCAAGCCGGAGCAGATACTCATCCTCGAGTCCATCTTCAACAGCGGCATGGTGAACCCGCCCAAGGACGAGACGGTCCGCATCCGCAAGCTGCTGGAGCGCTTCGGCGCCGTGGGCGACGCCAACGTCTTCTACTGGTTCCAGAACCGCCGCTCCCGCTCCCGCCGGCGCCAGCGCCAGCTGCAGgcgcaggcggcggcggcggcggcggcctcctcgtcctcgtcgggATCGCCCCCCACGAGCGGCCTCGCGCCGGGACACGCGACGGCTTCGTCGACGGCGGGGATGTTCGCGCACGGCGCCACCTACGGCTCGTCTGCGTCCGCGTcctggccgccgccgccgtcgtgcgAGGGGATGATGGGCGACCTGGACTACGGCGGCGGCGACGACCTGTTCGCCATCTCGCGGCAGATGGGCTACGCCAGCGGCGGTGGCTCCGGCTCCGCGTCCTCGGCGGCCATCGCACACcacgagcagcagcagcagcagctttaCTACTCGCCGTGCCAGCCAG CGAGCATGACGGTGTTCATCAATGGCGTGGCGACGGAGGTGCCGCGGGGGCCGATCGACCTGCGGTCCATGTTCGGGCAGGACGTGATGCTGGTGCACTCCACCGCCGGCCTCCTCCCCGTCAACGAGTACGGCGTGCTCACGCAGAGCCTGCAGATGGGCGAGAGCTACTTCCTG GTCACGAGGGGCTACTAG